A region from the Aegilops tauschii subsp. strangulata cultivar AL8/78 chromosome 5, Aet v6.0, whole genome shotgun sequence genome encodes:
- the LOC109754596 gene encoding uncharacterized protein, with translation MERFAAMVAGRRAAAAPKPASAAEEGGEEYLRIQLEEIVIVKDDAYDALAAATAAAQSRANGNGQCGGGATTTVTASTSMENCARAAAAARVGSSTRPEAAQGAWTTAARGVGFD, from the coding sequence ATGGAGAGGTTCGCCGCTATGGTCGCCGGCCGCCGTGCCGCTGCCGCTCCGAAGCCCGCTTCCGCCGCCGAGGAGGGGGGCGAGGAGTACCTGCGGATCCAGCTGGAGGAGATCGTCATCGTCAAGGACGACGCCtacgacgcgctcgccgccgccacGGCCGCCGCGCAGTCCCGCGCCAACGGCAACGGCCAATGCGGCGGCGGCGCCACCACCACGGTCACCGCGTCCACCTCCATGGAGAACTGCGCGagggcggccgcggcggcgcgcgTTGGGAGCTCGACGAGGCCTGAGGCCGCGCAGGGCGCGTGGACCACGGCGGCGAGGGGCGTTGGCTTCGACTAG